A section of the Phaseolus vulgaris cultivar G19833 chromosome 8, P. vulgaris v2.0, whole genome shotgun sequence genome encodes:
- the LOC137824873 gene encoding secreted RxLR effector protein 161-like, with amino-acid sequence MFVVCLCARYQANPKESDFKAAKRILKYLKQTTNVGLWYPSYSPIHLIGYSDSDFAGCKLDRKSTNGTCHLLGSSIISWHSKKQTCVALSTAEAEYIDAGSCCAQILWLKQQLADFGLKISKVPLLCDNTSAINLTKNQIQHSRTNHIEIHHHFKKDHVNNGDCEIKFIETKLQLADIFTKPLSKDRFYFLRNELSIIDYQNLF; translated from the coding sequence ATGTTTGTcgtatgtctttgtgcaagatatcaagcaaatccaaaggaatctgaCTTCAAGGCTGCCAAAAGGATTCTCAAATATCTTAAACAAACTACCAATGTTggtctatggtatccttcttACTCACCtatacatttaattggatattcagattctgactttgcagggtgtaagctaGACCGAAAAAGCACAAATGgcacttgtcatcttcttggatcaagtatcatttcttggcatagtaagaaacaaacttgtgtagctctttccactgcagAAGCTGAATACATAGATGCTGGGAGCTGCTGTGCACAAATTCTTTGGCTTAAACAGCAGCTTGCAGATTTTGGATTGAAGATTAGCAAGGTTCCTTTGctttgtgacaacacaagtgctataaatctcaccaaaaatcagattcagcactcaagaacAAATCACATTGAAATTCATCATCACTTCAAAAAAGATCATGTGAATAATGGAGATTGTGAAATAAAGTTCATTGAAACAAAACTACAGCTTGCTGATATATTCACAAAACCTTTGTCAAAAGACAGGTTTTActttttaagaaatgagttaaGCATTATTGACTatcaaaatctcttttaa
- the LOC137824874 gene encoding uncharacterized protein, producing MAQVLEIMRALQDDVAASRMAQERMQADLAASQGRNEDLNRVNEGLRHRTTRLSGGKGLVHGGRGSRSTPDGFPHPNDAFWRLGCRILQTIHEYPEWDSAGMVRKPARRPHHVVSTILKVVQGAVVRLPSKDEDMLVHAFKKGVLAGPFSESLIRHRPSTFAEIRRRAVAHITAETAVSEKRESAVPNRSRAGPSRTQQPMRVHEAKEGKRAQGKPHPYEPRRDQNGGRTRESNAPPRVLGRKKDVWCKFHQAYGHPLRACLALGHQLAELVKNGFLSDYLREPQGDQTSGAPAGDPQHEVPVHGEVHSIAGGFSGGGCTASQRKKYTRSVLAVDSAEEDHSPDVDIVFTKADLRDVVPHDNDPIVISLVTAGKKVHRVLVDQGSSADVMFWPTFSKLQLSPDLLKSYPGCLYGFAGDQVEVRGYVELRTTFTDGATGRTEKIKYLVVNAPFAYNILLGRPTLNRLGAVPSTRHMKVKMPSMEGVVVTIKSDQKEVHRCYENSLKQRRSVCHVTTTPPPRSDEGRAEVATLVRGTHGDVEMEEALLGGTGSARGKAEGARGIAPRESGIARAVIARERRPHPTEGWVEAAIGGTGFKLGGQLDEDTRRQIAGVIEKNMGAFAWTASDMPGIDPNFLCHRLAMDPQVRPVRQRRRKYNEEKRQVIHEETHKLLAAGHIREIQYPEWLANVVLVKKSNGKWRMCVDFTDLNKACPKDSYPLPSIDALVDSVSGCQLMSFLDAFSGYNQIRMHPSDESKTAFMTERSCYCYKVMSFGLKNAGATYQRLMDRVLSPMLGRNVQAYVDDMVVTSRGKEEHVADLEELFTTIAKYGLKLNPEKCIFGVEAGKFLGFLLTERGIEANPEKCAAIMAMRSPTSVKEVQQLTGRLAALSRFMSAGGEKGHPYFQCLKRNSKFVWTEECEEAFVKLKEYLASPPVLCKPRTSAPLRLYFAVTERAVSSVLVQEQEQAQRPIYFVSKVLQGPEVRYQALEKAALAVVFSARRLRHYFHSFMIVVMTDLPIQKVLKKPDVAGRMVKWAVELSEFDIIYEPQGPIKGQVFADFVVELSSGDAPPEGPVFRWVLSVDGSSNQQGSGAGVILEGPNGVLIEQSLHFAFKASNNQAKYEALIAGMLLAKEMGARSLTAKTDSLLVTGQVTGEFQARDPQMAAYLEYVRTLKVSFTAFELIHVRRE from the exons ATGGCGCAAGTCTTGGAGATAATGCGTGCGCTGCAAGACGATGTGGCGGCGTCAAGAATGGcgcaagaaaggatgcaagcaGACTTGGCTGCATCGCAGGGCAGGAACGAAGATTTGAACCGGGTTAACGAGGGGCTGCGCCA TCGTACCACCAGGCTTAGTGGGGGTAAAGGCCTCGTTCACGGGGGTAGAGGATCTAGAAGCACACCTGATGGCTTTCCACACCCAAATGATGCTTTCTGGAGGCTCGGATGCCGTATATTGCAAACTATTCATGAGTACCCTGAGTGGGAtagcgctggaatggttcgtAAGCCTGCCAGACGGCCACATCACGTCGTTTCAACAATTCTCAAAgttgttcagggagca gtAGTGAGGCTGCCCAGCAaggatgaagatatgctggtgcacgcatTCAAGAAAGGGGTTCTTGCGGGCCCCTTTAGTGAGTCTTTGATCAGGCACCGCCCCAGCACGTTCGCGGAAATTAGGCGTCGTGCCGTGGCGCACATCACTGCAGAAACAGCGGTTTCTGAGAAAAGGGAAAGCGCGGTCCCTAACAGGTCGCGCGCAGGACCAAGCAGGACTCAGCAGCCGATGAGGGTGCACGAGGCCAAGGAGGGAAAGAGGGCTCAGGGGAAACCCCACCCTTACGAGCCTCGAAGGGATCAGAATGGGGGGCGCACGAGGGAGAGTAACGCACCCCCCAG GGTGCTGGGGCGAAAGAAAGACGTGTGGTGTAAGTTCCATCAGGCCTATGGCCACCCACTTCGCGCGTGCTTGGCATTGGGACACCAACTCGCGGAGTTGGTAAAAAATGGCTTCCTGAGTGATTACCTGCGAGAGCCACAGGGCGATCAGACATCGGGGGCCCCAGCAGGGGATCCTCAGCACGAGGTACCGGTGCACGGGGAGGTGCACTCGATCGCAGGAGGATTCTCTGGGGGAGGATGTACAGCCTCTCAGAGAAAGAAGTACACGCGATCGGTGTTGGCAGTCGACTCGGCGGAGGAGGATCACTCCCCCGACGTCGACATTGTCTTCACCAAGGCTGATctccgggacgttgtgcctcacgacaacgacccgaTAGTCATCTCCCTTGTCACGGCAGGGAAGAAGGTGCACAGGGTCCttgtggaccagggaagctcagcagacgtgatgttctggccgacatTCAGCAAACTGCAGCTGTCCCCTGATCTTTTGAAGTCGTACCcggggtgtttgtatggtttcgcaggggaccaggtagaggtgcggggctATGTGGAGCTGAGGACCACATTCACGGATGGTGCCACAGGCCGCACTGAGAAGATTAAGTACTTGGTGGTCAATGCCCCGTTCGCTTataacatactgttgggaagaccGACGCTCAACAGGTTAGGAGCCgtaccatcgacaaggcacatgaaggtaaagatGCCTTCAATGGAGGGGGTAGTGGTTACCATTAAATCAGACCAAAAGGAAGTCCACCGCTGCTACGAAAACAGTCTCAAGCAGCGGAGAAGCGTGTGCCATGTTACCACGACGCCGCCACCAAGGTCAGACGAGGGAAGAGCGGAGGTTGCGACGTTGGTAAGGGGCACGCACGGCGACGTGGAAATGGAAGAGGCGCTGCTCGGGGGCACGGGAAGTGCCCGGGGTAAAGCTGAGGGGGCGAGAGGGATCGCGCCTCGCGAGTCTGGGAtagcgagggcggtcatcgccagagAAAGAAGACCCCACCCGACTGAGGGGTGGGTGGAGGCGGCGATCGGGGGAACGGGGTTCAAGCTGGGAGGACAGCTCGACGAGGACACGCGACGACAGATCGCCGGGGTAATTGAGAAGAACATGGGTGCATTTGCGTGGACGGCCTCggacatgccgggcatcgacccgaACTTCCTCTGCCATCGCCTTGCAATGGATCCCCAGGTCCGACCGGTGCGCCAAAGGAGGAGGAAGTACAATGAGGAGAAGAGGCAGGTGATCCATGAAGAAACCCACAAACTCTTGGCCGCAGGGCATATTAGGGAAATCCAGTACCcagagtggctggccaatgtggtGCTGGTGAAGAAGTCAAACGgcaaatggaggatgtgcgtggatttCACCGACCTCAACAAAGCATGCCCCAAGGACTCCTATCCCCTGCCGAGCAttgacgccctggtagatagtgtgTCAGGATGCCAGCTGATGAGTTTCTTGGACGCCTTTTCgggttacaaccagatcaggatgcacccgtCGGACGAGAGCAAGACCGCATTCATGACCGAGCGGTCCTGCTACTGTTATAAGGTAATGTCGTTCGGCttgaagaatgcgggagccacctatcagaggctgatggatagaGTACTCTcgccgatgctgggaaggaacgtacaggCGTACgttgatgacatggtggtcacctctcGAGGGAAGGAGGAGCATGTCGCTGATCTGGAGGAACTTTTCACAACGATCGCCAAGTACgggttgaagctcaacccagaGAAATGTATCTTTGGTGTGGAAGCGGGGAAGTTTCTAGGTTTCCTCCTAACAGAGCGAGGGATTGAGGCAAATCCCGAGAAATGTGCGGCGATcatggcgatgaggagcccgacgtcggtgaaggaagtgcagcaactcACAGGTCGGCTGGCAGCTTTGTCGCGGTTCATGTCCGCTGGGggggagaagggccatcctTACTTCCAATGTCTCAAGCGAAACAGCAAGTTCGTTTGGACCGAAGAATGTGAGGAGGCATTTGTTAAGCTTAAAGAATATTTGGCAAGCCCGCCGGTGCTGTGCAAGCCGCGGACGAGCGCCCCTCTTCGTTTATACTTTGCTGTAACAGAGAGAGCGGTCAGTTCGGTtctggtccaagagcaggagcAGGCCCAGAgacctatctattttgtgagcaaggtgctgcagggccctgAAGTAAGATATCAGGCTCTGGAGAAAGCAGCTTTGGCGGTGGTATTCTCAGCAAGAAGGCTGCGTCACTACTTTCACAGCTTCATGATTGTAGTGATGACTGATCTTCCCATCCAAAAGGTGCTAAAAAAGCCGGATGTAGCCGGAAGAATGGTAAAGTGGGCCGTAGAATTATCTGAGTTCGATATCATATACGAACCCcaaggaccgatcaaggggcaggtgttcgcggattTCGTCGTTGAGTTGTCATCGGGCGATGCACCGCCAGAGGGCCCGGTCTTCCGGTGGGTCTTATCGGTAGACGGATCCTCAAACCAACAGGGGAGTGGCGCGGGGGTCATCCTAGAAGGCCcgaacggggtactgatcgagcagtccctgcatttcgccttcaaagccagcaacaaccaggcgAAGTACGAGGCCCTAATCGCCGGAATGCtgctggcaaaggagatgggagcaagaAGTTTAACGGCCAAAACCGATTCCCTGTTGGTCACTGGGCAGGTAACCGGGGAATTCCAGGCCAGAGACCCACAGATGGCTGCGTACCTTGAGTATGTGCGCACCTTGAAGGTATCCTTTACAGCGTTTGAATTGATCCACGTGCGAAGGGAGTAA
- the LOC137824875 gene encoding uncharacterized protein codes for MIPVEIQENSPRFLNFVAERSNEERKVNLDLLDEIREEARISAEAIKRRVERRHNSKLRQRRFQEGDLVMRKAHQHELENKLSPKWTDPFRIVEALENGAYRLETLDGGAIPRTWNATHLKLYFSSNV; via the coding sequence ATGATccctgtggagatacaggaaAATTCACCAAGATTTCTGAATTTCGTGGCAGAGAGGTCCAAcgaggagagaaaggtgaatcTAGACCTTTTGGACGAGATACGAGAAGAAGCCAGGATCAGCGCTGAAGCTataaagagaagggtggagcgaaggcacaactccaagTTGAGGCAGAGGCGATTCCAGGAGGgagatctggtgatgaggaaagcgcATCAGCACGAGTtagagaataagctgtctcccaagtggaccgacCCGTTCAGAATAGTGGAGGCATTGGAGAATGGCGCTTATCGCCTGGAAACCTTGGATGGAGGAGCGATCCCCAGGACATGGAACGCCACACATTTAAAACTCTATTTTAGTTCAAATGTGTAG